Within Candidatus Limnocylindrales bacterium, the genomic segment TGGATAGTATTATTGCGGGTCCCTGGGCAGCTGTAGAAAAGGAACAGCGTCAGTGGTTAAACGATAAGGCCTTATCCGGAATTTCCAAAGAAACTCCCATCGTACTGTTTACCCATACTCCTTTGTATGAGTACTATCCACCCTGGAACTTCTGGACTCGAGACTGGAAAGAGGTTCTAGAGATCCTCAAGCCGTTTAAAAATGTAACCAATATTCATGGACATACCCATCAGGTTCTCTATAACGAGATCGGTAATATGCGTTCTATCGGTATGCTGGCGACTTCCTGGCCCTGGCCTTATGCGCCCACGGGAGTGCCACCTCTCACCAAGCCCATGATTCGAGTAGACCCAGGAGATCCCTTTGATGGAGTTGGTTGGTCTAAGCTCACGGTAACCGATACCCAAAGAGTTGAAAATGAATATGTGATGTGGCGTAAACAGGTCTTTGCAGAGAGTCCTTCGGATCGTGGCGATGCCGATAACATCAACCAACGTCTGACGCCACGTATTGTGGAATTCTAAAAGAGAAGGAACCTTATCTTTCAACCTTTAGCCAAAGGAGGATGTGCCATGATAAAACAAAAAAAACTCCTGGCCTTTATAAGTTTATTCATCGGATTTTTGGTATTTTTTTCGGCTCTCCTGTTGAAGGAAATCTGGATCCCACCCTCTGCAGAAGCTCATAAGGAACCTCATACGCCTCAACAGCTTAAAGCCTTCCAGGATCAGTTCATGGCCATGGTCATCGAAGGGGATAAGCTCTTTCATGGAGGGGGAAGTGTTAAACTCAGCAAGACCGGAATGGCCTGTGCCATGTGTCACCCCTATGCTTCGGATACACATCCCCATGAGTTCCCCAAGTATCAGGAGCAAATGGGAAAATTTGCCACCCTCCGGGATATGATCAACTGGTGCATCGAAAAACCCAACGAAGGGGAGAAGATTGATCCGGAAAGTGACGCCATGAAGGCTCTGGAAGCTTATATTTACTGGTCCAATAAGGGTTCCGTTTTGGATCCGGGTCGTCATTAAAAGACTGAAGAGGCTGGAAACAAGGGGTTAACCGGGCAGGTTTCTAACCTCGGGTTTCCAGCCTCCAGGTTGATGGTATGTACCCCCTAACCCGACGACGCTTTCTCAAATTTTCGACCCTTTTCGGGATAAGCTGTAGCCTGTCCCTGGAGCCGGTCAAAACCCTGGCCGAAGAACAGATCCACCGGGTCACCGATGTGGATCACCTTACCGAGTTTGAAAAACTTCATCTTCCCAGGATTACGGCGCCTGATCTGACCGGAAATGGCCATGTCGTTCCCATTATCGTTGAAATGGATCACCCCATGGAACCGGATCACTATATTAAAAGTATTGAGATTCTCAATCGCAGGGACCCGGTGGTTTCCAAAGGACGATTCTATATGACCCCGGCCAACGGGGCTGCCTATCTCTCCACGCAGGTTCGTATGCATAGCGGCAGCTCGCAGGTGGAGGTTATTGCAGAATGTAATCAGCACGGAACGTGGATTGCCCAAAAGCCGATTACTATCAAAGAAGGAGGGGGCGGATGTGCTACCGAAACCGATGCTCAACAAGAAGAAACCTTTGATATTCGTCCACCAACCCTTAGAATTCCTCATTTGATCGAGGAAGGAGCTATAGTTGCTGGGGAAATTATCAAAATTCAGGTAAAATTTAAACATCCTAGCCGAACCGGTTTAAAACTGGTAGACGGGCAGTTCGTTCCGGTTAAGCCCCCTTTTTATGTGAAAACCATGGAGGTCTTTTACGACGGAAATCAAGTCAGTTTGTATAAGATGACAGAGGCTCTCAGTGACAATCCATTTATCGGATTTAAACTCAGAATCCATAAAGAGGCTCCCCTGCGCATCGTTTTTACGAACAGTCGGGATCAACGGTTCGAGGTCACTGAGAATTTTAAATTCGGATAAATATGAAAAACCTATACCGGATTCTGGTCCTTTTTCTCTTTCTCAGCTTATGTGGGATAAATTCGGCTTCTGCCGGTGAACTCTGGATTACCAATCAGTCTTCCAATACCCTTTCCATTATTGATACAGAAACTTATCAAACCCTGGCGACCCTTCCTTCCGGTGGGAGTGAACCTCACAATATTACCTTTAGTCCTGATGGTAAGGAAGCCTGGGTTTGTCACGTAGGTTCCAACAATGTGGCGGTCTTTGATGTAGGCTCCAGAAAACTTTTAACGATACTCCCGGGAGGTAAACGGGCCCATGCGGTTACCTTCACACCGGATGGTCGTTATGCCTACCTGGCCAATCCGGGCTCCAACGATGTCTGGGTCTTTGAAGCGGCGACTAAAAACCTAATCAAAGTTATTCCGGTGGGTGAAGCCCCCCAGTTAATTACTTTCTCCCGGGACGGAAAAAAAGCCTTTGTAACCAATAGCAAAAGCGAAGAGGTCTGGGTGTTGGATACGACCAGTTATGAAGTTCTTGCAAAGATTCCGGCAGGAAGGGATGTGATGGGTTGTGGGACTACCCAGGATAGTCGACATCTCTATGTAACGGCCGGAGGCGATAACGGAGTTGCACTCATCGATACCCTGGCGTATCAAAATGTAAAGTTTATAGAGACTGGGCTGGATGCCCATGGATTGGTGATTTCCCCCGATGATAAATACGTTTATGTCGCCAATCGGGGAGAGAATACGCTTTCGGTTATCGATAGCTCTACCAATCAAGTGATTGGAGCCATTCCGGTTGGGAAAAAGCCGGATATTTTAACCATTTCTCCAGATGGTCACTATGTTTATGTTACCAATCGCCTGGAGGATACCATTTCGGTGGTAGATACAGTCTCCAGGCAGGCTCTGAAAGTTATACCGGTAGGAAAGGAACCCCATGGCATTGCTTTAAAACCTTAAGGATTGGAAAGAAGAGTGGGATAAGGAAAGACAAAAGGCAAACAGTAGTCCTCTATAACACTGTTTACTTAATTTTGATCTCATGGTACGACTTTCACTTCCCAACTCCCCGCTCCCAGCTCTTCCCTCTCTGCCTTCTCCCTCCCTGCATGCGGGGAGGGAAGAGGTGGGGTGGGGGGGGGAGAGGGGCCGGGGGGTGAGGGCCCTTTAAAAGTCAAGCAAAACTAAGTAAACAGTGTACTACTTTTACCCTTTGTCTTTCTGTTTTCAGAATGGCCGACGCGGTTGAAGTCAAGCAAGAGGAACGGGAGCTGGCTCTGGAAGATGAGCTGGTCAACAAATCATTGGTTAAGAAATGGCTTTTATGGGGATTCGTCTGGGTACTCTTCGCCCCGACGGTCGGAGTTATTGTCTCCACGAAGTTTAATTACCCGGAATTTTTAGGTAATTCCCCCTATTTTACCTTTGGGCGACTTCGCCCGATTCATGTAAACGGTGTGATCTTAGGGGTTTTCAGTACCCTTTTCATAGGAATGTGTTATTATGTGGTCCCCCGACTTACCGGAACCCGGGTATATCTGGGAGACAAACTCGGTAATATCCTTCTGTGGGTCTGGAATCTGACCCTGGCCGGAGGATTTATTTCCCTGGCTTTTGGATCAAATCAGGGTATCGAGGCCGGAGAAGCTCCTTTAATAACCGATATTATTCTGGAAATCTGCTTTTTGATTTTGACGCTCCAATTCTTCGTGACCATTGCCAAACGGCGAGAAGAAAAGCTCTATGTAAGTCTCTGGTATCTCATCGCAGCCTTTGTCTGGACCGATATAAACTGGGCCTTTGGGAATTTTATCGTTCCATATTCGGTTCCGGGCATCAATAATGCTGCACTGCATGGACTTTTTATTCATTATGTGGTTGGGCTCTGGATTACTCCGGCCGGATATGTCATGATTTACTATTTTCTACCGGCTTCGGTCCGAAATCCCATTTATAGCCATAAACTTTCCCTCATCGGATTCTGGTCACTGGCTTTCTTCTATCCCTTTGTAGGAATCCACCATTATCTCTATAGCCCTATCGCAGATTGGGCTGAGACCCTTGCCATTGTCAGCAGTATGATGTTAATCATACCGGTTTGGACCGTCATCCAGAACTTCTTCGGGACGATGATCGGGCGATGGTCTCAATTCCATGAGAATTACACCGCCAAGTTTCTAATCCTGGGATCCATCATGTATCTATTCGGTTGTTTCCAGGGCTCTACAGAAGCTTTACGAAGCCTTCAACAGCCCACCCATTTTACAGATTTTGTTATTTCCCATTCACATCTTACAGTATTTGGAACCTTTGTGCTTTGGGTGTTAGGTCCTGCAATTTTTGTATGGCAGCGAATTACAGGGCAGGAGTTGTGGAGCTCCCGTATGGCAAACTGGAGTTTCTGGCTCATTACAGCCGGAATTTCCAGCATGGGCATCGGACTCACCTTTGGTGGATTACAGCAAGGTTATATGTGGATGAAACAGGTGGAATGGGTAGAGTCTGTGATTGCCACCAAACCTTTCTGGCTTTTCAGAACCTTTTCAGGAATCTCCATGGATATTGGAATGTCACTTTTGGTGATTAACTTACTCCTGACAACCAGAGCCAGATCTAGAACTGAGTTGCTGGGACGTACGGTACCCAGTATGTGAGAGGAGGCCATAGAACATGCGACATGCCAAAACCGTTGCGGTTATAGCCGGATTTTTATTCATCACCCTGGCGATTTTTGTTCAGGGATTTCTCCCGGCCATGCTTCCCCAGTCCCGGGAGAAAAGGGTTACCATGGCTGTGAGGACCCATCTGGGAGAGATCAAGTGGGTACAACATGAAGCCACCGATTATACGGAATTGGAAAAGCTAGGACGACGGGTCTACATCCGAGAAGGGTGTTGGTATTGCCATTCTCAGTATGTAAGACCGGTAGCCGGTGAAGATCAACGTTGGGGACCTGTCTCTCAGGCCGGAGAATATGCCTTTGATATTCCTCATCTTTTCTCCACCCGCCGCATTGGACCTGATCTGACCCGGGTAGGTTTAAAATACTCCGATGGCTGGCATTATGCCCATCACTGGGACCCTAGAATGTTGACCCCGGACTCCAACATGCCTTCCTTCCGATGGCTTTTCTATGATCCCATCCGGGTGGCCATAAAACGGGAGGGAGATACCCTCAGCCTGGATACCGA encodes:
- a CDS encoding thiosulfate oxidation carrier protein SoxY codes for the protein MYPLTRRRFLKFSTLFGISCSLSLEPVKTLAEEQIHRVTDVDHLTEFEKLHLPRITAPDLTGNGHVVPIIVEMDHPMEPDHYIKSIEILNRRDPVVSKGRFYMTPANGAAYLSTQVRMHSGSSQVEVIAECNQHGTWIAQKPITIKEGGGGCATETDAQQEETFDIRPPTLRIPHLIEEGAIVAGEIIKIQVKFKHPSRTGLKLVDGQFVPVKPPFYVKTMEVFYDGNQVSLYKMTEALSDNPFIGFKLRIHKEAPLRIVFTNSRDQRFEVTENFKFG
- a CDS encoding cytochrome D1 domain-containing protein: MKNLYRILVLFLFLSLCGINSASAGELWITNQSSNTLSIIDTETYQTLATLPSGGSEPHNITFSPDGKEAWVCHVGSNNVAVFDVGSRKLLTILPGGKRAHAVTFTPDGRYAYLANPGSNDVWVFEAATKNLIKVIPVGEAPQLITFSRDGKKAFVTNSKSEEVWVLDTTSYEVLAKIPAGRDVMGCGTTQDSRHLYVTAGGDNGVALIDTLAYQNVKFIETGLDAHGLVISPDDKYVYVANRGENTLSVIDSSTNQVIGAIPVGKKPDILTISPDGHYVYVTNRLEDTISVVDTVSRQALKVIPVGKEPHGIALKP
- a CDS encoding cbb3-type cytochrome c oxidase subunit I, yielding MADAVEVKQEERELALEDELVNKSLVKKWLLWGFVWVLFAPTVGVIVSTKFNYPEFLGNSPYFTFGRLRPIHVNGVILGVFSTLFIGMCYYVVPRLTGTRVYLGDKLGNILLWVWNLTLAGGFISLAFGSNQGIEAGEAPLITDIILEICFLILTLQFFVTIAKRREEKLYVSLWYLIAAFVWTDINWAFGNFIVPYSVPGINNAALHGLFIHYVVGLWITPAGYVMIYYFLPASVRNPIYSHKLSLIGFWSLAFFYPFVGIHHYLYSPIADWAETLAIVSSMMLIIPVWTVIQNFFGTMIGRWSQFHENYTAKFLILGSIMYLFGCFQGSTEALRSLQQPTHFTDFVISHSHLTVFGTFVLWVLGPAIFVWQRITGQELWSSRMANWSFWLITAGISSMGIGLTFGGLQQGYMWMKQVEWVESVIATKPFWLFRTFSGISMDIGMSLLVINLLLTTRARSRTELLGRTVPSM